From the genome of Medicago truncatula cultivar Jemalong A17 chromosome 2, MtrunA17r5.0-ANR, whole genome shotgun sequence:
gcaacttttggaaagataggggtccaaaagtgcaattaaaccttaaTTATTCTTAAGAATGACACTTGAGTGATATAGCCTTTTGGTAACAACCTTAGTTTTACATCCACGGTACTTATTTACTTGAATGTAAGAGTATTGTAGACGGTGACACTAGGATACATATGAAAAAATGATGGATAAtttacattaattaataaacattagccacatattcatatttttaagtggtattcATGAACTATTTTGTTAAGTACATGTAATAAGTTTCTTTGGTATGGAAGTAGCTTGAAAGAAACATTGTAATAGTAACGTGTGACTCCAAGTAAGTATATGTGTCGTCAAAAATAGAATAGGTAGatactttacattttttattccCTCCAAAAAAGAACTTGGACATCTGTATCCAATTATCCATTCCAccaaatatcaacaaaaaaacattaaataaacaGACACAGAACCAAACATACAAACAGAGAAAGTAACCAACCAACCAATTCAATTCCCATAACTTTGTCACTAACATTCACCAACACAATGCCCCATCGTGGTGGCGCGTGGAACTCATCGCCACCCTTACTCAGCCCACCACTTCTCATTATTCTACTCCCTATCCTAGCCTTCACCCTCCTCTTCCTCACCGTACCTCCTCTTCTCTCCGCCACCACCAACCTCCTCCAACATACCTCCTTCGTCAAAGTCAAAACCAGCTGGAACTCCCTCAACATTCTCCTCGTCGTTCTCGCCATCCTTTTCGGCGTCTTCGCTCGACGAAACGACGATGAAGAACCATCAACACCTCAtcaaaccaccaacaacaacgtCATTCCCGATCAAAACGACACGTTCCGAATAGTTTCAACGTCGTCTGAACGAGGTGGATATGAGTCGCAACAATGGTTTGGATTCTCTAGTGAAGAGCGTAAGGTTTTTGATGAAACTTCGAATCGGTTGTTACAGTCACCGGTGATAACCGGTGTTACACGGATGAGAAGGAGTAGTAGTTCGTATCCAGATCTACGTCAGATGGATAATGGTTACAAGTTTCGTTTCTTTGATGATTACGAAATCGAGAAACAGTTCCGTTCGCCGGCGAGGGTAACATTTTCCCGGAGTCTAGAAGAAAAACAAGAGCAAGTTCACGTTAAGGAAATTCCGGTGGATACCTTTGAAGttcgttcttcttcttcttcttctccggtaAAATCAACCATTCCGCCAGCGCCTCCTCCACCGGTTTCAGCTCGGCGTCATACAAACCAGATACATAGGAGAGTCGAGAGTAGCAACGAGATAACGGAGGTTGAAGATACTGAATTCACAAGGATTCATACTCCACCGGCGGATACGGCAGATACTCCGCCGCCGTCACCTCCTCGGCTGTCGGTGAAGACACGATCTGAGCGAAAGAAGAGTAATGTGAAGAGAGAGATAGCAATGGTTTGGGCTTCCGTGCTCTCTAATCAACGAAAGCGAAAGAAGAAACAGAAACCGAAAAACGATCATAATCACCATTGCGATAATGTGGAGGAGTTAACAAACAATACAACAGCGCCACCGATACCGACGACGCCACCgcctcctccaccaccacctccatcAGTTTTTCACAGTATATTCAGAAAAAGTCACGGCAAGAGTAAGAAAATCCATTCAGTGCCAGCGCCGCCGCCACCTCCGCCATCTAGGAGATCGTCTAAACCAAAGAAACATATCCCTCCGCCACCACCAACTCC
Proteins encoded in this window:
- the LOC25486437 gene encoding formin-like protein 7; the protein is MPHRGGAWNSSPPLLSPPLLIILLPILAFTLLFLTVPPLLSATTNLLQHTSFVKVKTSWNSLNILLVVLAILFGVFARRNDDEEPSTPHQTTNNNVIPDQNDTFRIVSTSSERGGYESQQWFGFSSEERKVFDETSNRLLQSPVITGVTRMRRSSSSYPDLRQMDNGYKFRFFDDYEIEKQFRSPARVTFSRSLEEKQEQVHVKEIPVDTFEVRSSSSSSPVKSTIPPAPPPPVSARRHTNQIHRRVESSNEITEVEDTEFTRIHTPPADTADTPPPSPPRLSVKTRSERKKSNVKREIAMVWASVLSNQRKRKKKQKPKNDHNHHCDNVEELTNNTTAPPIPTTPPPPPPPPPSVFHSIFRKSHGKSKKIHSVPAPPPPPPSRRSSKPKKHIPPPPPTPPPAPSRRRNHTKPPLPNKSSNFINETVENFNAGSQSPLIPIPPPLPPFKMPAMKFAVRGDFVKIRSNQSSRSTSPEREHIDVEVTETIAVVNHNGDVTGPVFCPSPDVNAKAATFIARLRGEWRLQKLNSIKEKGNGSLPHARE